The following proteins come from a genomic window of Mycolicibacterium rufum:
- the rpoZ gene encoding DNA-directed RNA polymerase subunit omega, producing the protein MSTPHADTRLAAVDLDPSAASAYDTPLGITNPPIDELLDRASSKYALVIYAAKRARQINDYYNQLGDGILEYVGPLVEPGLQEKPLSIAMREIHEDLLEHTEGE; encoded by the coding sequence GTGAGCACCCCGCACGCCGACACGCGGCTGGCCGCCGTGGACCTCGACCCGTCCGCCGCCAGCGCCTACGACACGCCGTTGGGCATCACCAACCCGCCCATCGACGAGTTGCTGGACCGCGCGTCGAGCAAGTACGCGCTGGTGATCTACGCCGCCAAACGCGCACGTCAGATCAACGATTACTACAACCAGCTCGGTGACGGGATCCTCGAGTACGTCGGGCCGCTGGTCGAGCCCGGTCTGCAGGAGAAGCCGCTGTCGATCGCGATGCGCGAGATCCACGAGGATCTGCTCGAGCACACCGAGGGCGAGTAG
- a CDS encoding alpha/beta hydrolase, with protein sequence MADLDPVLAKVLAAVPFTLTAEGGPQVARQRFAELPRIPVHPDVDTEDHSVDGPAGPVPVRVYRPPTEASVLPVVIFLHGGAWSVGDLDTYDAAARIHAVGADAVVVSVDYRLAPEHPYPAAVEDSWAATQWVAANAGRFGGDPERIAVAGDSAGGNLAAVIAQLARDASLPLRFQLLWYPSTTFDTSLPSFTENADAPILGLDACKAFTRWYVADTDLSSPPATLVPAAGELGGLPAAYIAVAGHDPLRDDGMRYAQLLTEAGVDTELHHAETLVHGFLAYHGVVPAATEATERALTALKTALK encoded by the coding sequence ATGGCCGATCTCGATCCTGTGCTGGCAAAGGTGCTCGCCGCCGTCCCGTTCACGCTCACCGCCGAGGGCGGACCCCAGGTGGCGCGGCAGCGCTTCGCCGAACTGCCGCGGATCCCGGTCCACCCCGACGTCGACACCGAGGACCACAGCGTCGACGGCCCCGCCGGCCCCGTCCCCGTCCGTGTCTACCGGCCGCCGACCGAGGCGTCGGTGCTGCCGGTGGTGATCTTCCTCCACGGCGGCGCCTGGTCGGTCGGCGACCTGGACACCTACGACGCGGCCGCCCGCATCCACGCGGTCGGGGCCGACGCGGTGGTGGTGTCGGTCGACTACCGGCTGGCCCCCGAGCATCCGTATCCCGCCGCGGTCGAGGACAGCTGGGCGGCGACGCAGTGGGTGGCCGCCAACGCCGGACGCTTCGGCGGGGATCCGGAACGGATCGCGGTCGCCGGCGACTCCGCAGGCGGCAACCTGGCCGCGGTGATCGCGCAGCTGGCCCGTGACGCGAGCCTGCCACTGCGCTTCCAGCTGCTCTGGTACCCGTCGACGACGTTCGACACCTCGCTGCCGTCGTTCACCGAGAACGCCGACGCCCCGATCCTCGGCCTGGACGCGTGCAAGGCCTTCACCCGCTGGTATGTCGCCGACACCGACCTGTCCAGTCCGCCCGCCACGCTCGTCCCCGCCGCCGGCGAGTTGGGTGGGCTGCCCGCGGCCTACATCGCCGTCGCCGGCCACGACCCGCTGCGGGACGACGGGATGCGTTACGCACAGCTGCTCACCGAGGCGGGCGTCGACACCGAACTGCACCACGCCGAGACGCTCGTGCACGGCTTCCTGGCGTACCACGGCGTGGTTCCCGCCGCGACGGAGGCGACCGAACGGGCGCTCACGGCCCTGAAGACGGCACTGAAGTAG
- the gmk gene encoding guanylate kinase — MVLSGPSAVGKSTVVRCLRDRVDDLYFSVSVTTRAPRPGERDGVDYTFVTPGEFQRLIDAGELLEWAEIHGGLHRSGTPAAPVRAATAAGRPVLIEVDLAGARAVKEAMPEAVSVFLAPPDWETLEHRLTGRGTETPEVMARRLATARTELAAQGDFDEVVVNSELESACAALVSLLVARTPVRRDQS; from the coding sequence ATGGTGCTGTCCGGCCCGTCTGCCGTCGGCAAGTCGACCGTCGTCCGCTGCCTTCGGGACCGGGTCGACGATCTGTACTTCAGCGTGTCGGTGACGACGCGGGCCCCGCGGCCCGGCGAACGCGACGGCGTGGACTACACCTTCGTGACGCCCGGAGAGTTCCAGCGCCTCATCGATGCCGGTGAGCTGCTGGAATGGGCGGAGATCCACGGGGGCCTGCACCGCTCGGGGACGCCCGCAGCCCCGGTCCGCGCCGCCACCGCAGCCGGGCGGCCGGTCCTCATCGAGGTCGACCTGGCCGGGGCGCGCGCGGTCAAGGAGGCGATGCCCGAGGCCGTCAGTGTCTTTCTCGCCCCACCCGACTGGGAGACACTCGAGCACCGGCTGACCGGCCGCGGCACCGAGACTCCCGAGGTGATGGCCCGCCGACTGGCGACGGCACGCACCGAATTGGCCGCGCAGGGCGACTTCGACGAGGTCGTCGTCAACAGTGAATTGGAATCGGCCTGCGCTGCGTTGGTATCCTTGCTGGTGGCCCGCACACCGGTGCGGCGCGACCAGTCTTGA
- a CDS encoding DUF2207 domain-containing protein: MSVGRLLKAAIPLLLIALGLLWPVVFAGGGSAGTPGEDPVVISDFSMNATVDGAGDMTAVETITTQFYSTDRHGIFRYWDVANQNDSHVRQKPEVTSILLDGQPVPYQMLWEDGKRFRVAKIGDPDRTLSDGTHVFELRYRIPGVLDPGSTGAGRRFAKAVGSSAPSPSVFFWNVIAPSWNNRIDRADITVTLPGAVGTVQCSVGFDVGRPCDTLRAGGDTVVATASGLPPRTPVTLRAGVDVPTPARLSLPWPYTWDRVLGQSVTAVLWVLGLTLAFGAVAVLWFRSVLERSPGFPLQYAPPPGLGPVQLEYIRTESVPKNGLTATLFYLAEQDLITLHQVNDKQWNIRSIAQAGQWSGVDPVSRAVASRLKLINAGSEFAAKKTAKSGEKLNKAKTDMAAAVQKWAIDSGLMVARKKELWLRAANAVAFLLMICGFFRWGFPTTMWALPFAVFFLLSAGSWRDGVGTRRTPAGRELWSRAGGFHRMLATDSAETRFDFSARKDLYIAYVPFAVAAGVAAAWAKKYEAYTNTAAPQPDWYTTSSPSSTWGVAGSSGGADFDSFESALSSSIGAYTASQSSSSSSGGGGGFSGGGGGGGGGGGGGGSW, from the coding sequence ATGTCGGTGGGGCGTCTTCTCAAGGCGGCGATCCCGCTGCTGCTCATCGCATTAGGGCTGCTGTGGCCGGTGGTGTTCGCCGGCGGCGGCTCGGCAGGCACCCCGGGGGAGGACCCGGTGGTGATCAGCGACTTCTCCATGAACGCCACCGTCGACGGCGCCGGGGACATGACCGCCGTCGAGACGATCACCACGCAGTTCTACAGCACCGATCGGCACGGCATCTTCCGCTACTGGGATGTGGCCAACCAGAACGACTCTCACGTCCGGCAGAAGCCCGAGGTCACCTCGATCCTGCTCGACGGGCAGCCGGTGCCCTACCAGATGCTGTGGGAGGACGGGAAACGCTTCCGCGTGGCCAAGATCGGCGACCCCGACCGCACGCTCAGCGACGGCACCCACGTGTTCGAACTCCGCTACCGCATTCCCGGCGTGCTCGACCCCGGCAGCACGGGTGCCGGCCGGCGGTTCGCGAAGGCCGTCGGATCGTCGGCCCCGTCCCCCTCGGTTTTCTTCTGGAACGTCATCGCCCCCTCGTGGAACAACCGCATCGACCGGGCCGACATCACGGTGACGCTGCCCGGCGCCGTCGGCACCGTGCAGTGTTCGGTCGGCTTCGATGTCGGCAGGCCCTGCGACACGCTGCGGGCCGGCGGTGACACCGTGGTGGCCACGGCCTCGGGGCTGCCCCCGCGCACCCCGGTGACCCTGCGCGCCGGAGTCGACGTGCCCACGCCGGCGCGGCTGAGCCTGCCGTGGCCCTACACCTGGGACCGGGTCCTCGGGCAGTCGGTCACCGCCGTGCTGTGGGTGCTCGGTCTGACCCTGGCCTTCGGCGCCGTGGCGGTGCTGTGGTTCCGCAGCGTGCTGGAGCGCTCGCCGGGGTTCCCGCTCCAGTACGCGCCGCCGCCGGGGCTGGGGCCGGTGCAGCTGGAGTACATCCGCACCGAGTCGGTGCCCAAGAACGGGTTGACCGCGACGCTGTTTTACCTCGCCGAGCAGGACCTCATCACGCTGCACCAGGTCAACGACAAACAATGGAACATCCGCAGCATCGCCCAGGCGGGACAGTGGTCCGGCGTCGACCCGGTCAGCCGGGCGGTCGCATCCCGGCTGAAACTGATCAACGCCGGCAGCGAGTTCGCCGCGAAGAAGACCGCGAAATCGGGGGAGAAGCTCAACAAGGCCAAGACCGACATGGCCGCGGCCGTGCAGAAGTGGGCGATCGACTCGGGGCTGATGGTGGCCCGCAAGAAGGAGTTGTGGCTGCGCGCCGCCAACGCGGTCGCGTTCCTGCTGATGATCTGCGGGTTCTTCCGCTGGGGGTTCCCGACCACGATGTGGGCGCTGCCCTTCGCGGTGTTCTTCCTGTTGTCCGCCGGCTCCTGGCGTGACGGGGTGGGGACCCGGCGTACCCCGGCCGGACGCGAACTGTGGTCGCGCGCAGGCGGATTCCACCGCATGCTGGCCACCGACTCGGCCGAGACCCGCTTCGACTTCTCGGCGCGCAAGGACCTCTACATCGCCTACGTGCCGTTCGCCGTCGCTGCGGGGGTCGCCGCCGCGTGGGCCAAGAAGTACGAGGCGTACACCAACACCGCTGCACCGCAACCGGATTGGTACACCACCTCGAGCCCGTCATCGACCTGGGGCGTGGCGGGCAGCTCCGGTGGTGCCGACTTCGACAGTTTCGAATCGGCCCTGTCCTCGTCGATCGGCGCCTACACCGCCTCTCAGTCGTCCTCCTCGTCGAGCGGCGGCGGTGGCGGGTTCAGTGGCGGCGGTGGTGGCGGCGGCGGTGGCGGTGGAGGAGGCGGATCATGGTGA
- a CDS encoding lysoplasmalogenase translates to MTPPIPMTGRRTDPRARALWAAAAAVAAGYGVFLIVTATQVPAGAELTGRFAAQPAVKALAAVLLAAAAATHPVARERRWLVGALVFSAAGDFLLAMPWWEPSFVLGLAAFLIAHLCFLAALLPLVVVTPARSAAAAVIVVACAALLVWFWPRLIAEGMAVPVTVYIAVLGAMVCAALLADLPTPWTALGAVCFAASDAMIGISKFVLRSEALAVPIWWFYAASLLLITAGLLFRRPAGSVE, encoded by the coding sequence ATGACCCCGCCGATCCCGATGACCGGGCGCCGCACCGATCCGCGTGCCCGCGCGCTGTGGGCTGCCGCGGCGGCGGTGGCGGCGGGTTACGGCGTGTTCCTCATCGTCACCGCCACGCAGGTGCCGGCGGGCGCCGAGCTGACCGGTCGGTTCGCGGCCCAGCCCGCGGTCAAGGCCCTGGCCGCGGTGCTGCTCGCCGCCGCGGCGGCCACCCATCCGGTCGCCCGGGAGCGGCGCTGGCTGGTCGGCGCGCTGGTGTTCTCGGCGGCGGGCGACTTCCTGCTCGCGATGCCGTGGTGGGAGCCGTCGTTCGTGCTGGGGCTGGCCGCGTTCCTGATCGCGCACCTGTGCTTTCTGGCCGCGCTGCTGCCCCTGGTGGTCGTCACCCCGGCCAGATCGGCGGCGGCCGCGGTCATCGTGGTCGCGTGTGCGGCCCTGCTGGTGTGGTTCTGGCCGCGGCTGATCGCCGAGGGCATGGCCGTCCCGGTGACCGTGTACATCGCCGTGCTGGGCGCGATGGTGTGCGCCGCGCTGCTGGCCGACCTGCCGACGCCGTGGACGGCGCTGGGCGCGGTGTGCTTCGCCGCCTCCGACGCGATGATCGGGATCAGCAAGTTCGTCCTGCGCAGCGAGGCGTTGGCGGTGCCGATCTGGTGGTTCTACGCCGCCTCGCTGCTGCTGATCACCGCGGGCCTGCTGTTTCGCCGGCCGGCCGGATCCGTGGAGTGA
- the coaBC gene encoding bifunctional phosphopantothenoylcysteine decarboxylase/phosphopantothenate--cysteine ligase CoaBC, which yields MAERKRIIVGVAGGIAAYKAATVVRQLTEAGHSVRVVPTESALKFVGAATFEALSGNPVHTGVFDDVHEVPHVRIGQAADLVVVAPATADLLARATIGRADDLLTATLLTARCPVLYAPAMHTEMWFHPATVENVATLRRRGSVVMEPASGRLTGADTGPGRLPEAEEISTLAQLLLARGDALPYDLAGVKVLVTAGGTREPIDPVRFIGNRSSGKQGYAMARVMAQRGAEVTLIAGNTAGLVDPAGVHVEHVGSATQLRDAVSKHAPDANVLVMAAAVADFRPANPAVTKIKKGPAGEGEPTIELVRNDDVLAGAVRARADGQLPNMRAIVGFAAETGDANGDVLFHARAKLRRKACDLLVVNAVGEGRAFEVDHNDGWLLSSDGTEAALEHGSKTVMASRIVDAIAGFLHTG from the coding sequence ATGGCCGAGCGCAAACGGATCATCGTCGGCGTCGCCGGCGGGATCGCCGCCTACAAGGCGGCGACCGTGGTCCGTCAGCTCACCGAGGCCGGCCACTCCGTGCGGGTGGTCCCCACCGAATCGGCGCTGAAGTTCGTCGGCGCCGCCACGTTCGAGGCGCTCTCCGGTAACCCGGTGCACACCGGGGTCTTCGACGACGTCCACGAGGTCCCGCACGTGCGGATCGGGCAGGCCGCCGACCTCGTCGTCGTCGCGCCCGCCACCGCCGACCTGCTGGCCCGCGCGACCATCGGCCGCGCCGACGACCTGCTGACCGCGACGCTGCTGACCGCCCGGTGCCCGGTGCTCTACGCGCCGGCGATGCACACCGAGATGTGGTTCCACCCCGCGACCGTCGAGAACGTCGCGACGCTGCGCCGCCGGGGCTCGGTCGTGATGGAACCGGCGTCGGGCCGGCTGACCGGCGCCGACACCGGACCGGGACGGCTGCCCGAAGCCGAGGAGATCAGCACGCTGGCTCAGCTGCTGCTCGCCCGCGGCGACGCGCTGCCCTACGACCTGGCCGGCGTCAAGGTGCTGGTGACCGCAGGCGGCACCCGTGAACCCATCGACCCCGTCCGGTTCATCGGTAACCGCAGCTCTGGCAAGCAGGGCTACGCGATGGCGCGCGTGATGGCCCAGCGCGGCGCCGAGGTGACGCTGATCGCGGGGAACACCGCCGGGCTCGTCGATCCCGCAGGCGTCCACGTCGAGCACGTCGGCTCGGCCACGCAACTCCGCGACGCGGTGTCCAAACACGCCCCGGACGCGAACGTGCTCGTCATGGCCGCCGCGGTCGCCGACTTCCGCCCCGCCAATCCGGCGGTCACCAAGATCAAAAAGGGCCCCGCCGGCGAGGGCGAACCCACGATCGAACTCGTCCGCAACGACGACGTGCTCGCCGGGGCGGTCCGCGCCCGCGCCGACGGTCAGCTGCCCAACATGCGCGCCATCGTTGGGTTCGCCGCCGAAACCGGGGACGCCAACGGCGACGTGCTGTTCCACGCCCGCGCCAAACTGCGCCGCAAAGCCTGCGATCTGCTCGTCGTCAACGCGGTCGGCGAGGGCCGGGCATTCGAGGTCGACCACAACGACGGATGGCTGCTGTCGTCCGACGGGACCGAGGCCGCACTGGAGCACGGTTCGAAGACCGTGATGGCGAGCCGTATTGTGGACGCGATCGCCGGCTTCCTGCACACCGGGTAG
- the metK gene encoding methionine adenosyltransferase, translating into MSDARLFTSESVTEGHPDKICDAISDSVLDALLAGDPKSRVAVETLVTTGQVHVVGEVTTSAKEAFADITNTVRARILDIGYDHSDKGFDGLTCGVNIGIGAQSPDIAQGVDTAHETRVEGAADPLDAQGAGDQGLMFGYAIADTPELMPLPIALAHRLSRKLTEVRKNGTLDYLRPDGKTQVTVQYDGTTPVRLDTVVLSTQHADGIDLESQLAPEIKQHVIDTVLAELGHDTLDTSSPRLLVNPTGKFVLGGPMGDAGLTGRKIIVDTYGGWARHGGGAFSGKDPSKVDRSAAYAMRWVAKNVVAAGLAERVEVQVAYAIGKAAPVGLFVETFGSETVDPVKIEKAIGEVFDLRPGAIVRDLDLLRPIYAPTAAYGHFGRTDIELPWEQLNKVDDLKNAV; encoded by the coding sequence GTGAGTGATGCTCGGCTGTTTACCAGTGAGTCGGTGACCGAGGGGCACCCGGACAAGATCTGTGACGCCATCAGCGACTCGGTGCTCGACGCACTGCTCGCCGGCGATCCGAAGTCCCGGGTGGCGGTCGAGACACTGGTGACCACCGGCCAGGTGCACGTCGTGGGCGAGGTGACGACCTCGGCCAAGGAGGCCTTCGCCGACATCACCAACACCGTGCGCGCCCGGATCCTCGACATCGGTTACGACCACTCCGACAAGGGCTTCGACGGCCTCACCTGCGGCGTGAACATCGGCATCGGCGCGCAGTCCCCGGACATCGCGCAGGGCGTCGACACCGCGCACGAGACGCGCGTCGAGGGCGCGGCCGACCCGCTGGACGCCCAGGGCGCCGGCGATCAGGGCCTGATGTTCGGCTACGCCATCGCCGACACCCCCGAGCTGATGCCGCTGCCGATCGCGCTGGCGCACCGGCTGTCCCGCAAGCTGACCGAGGTCCGCAAGAACGGAACGCTGGACTACCTGCGCCCGGACGGCAAGACCCAGGTCACCGTGCAGTACGACGGCACCACCCCGGTCCGGCTGGACACCGTGGTGCTGTCCACCCAGCACGCCGACGGCATCGACCTCGAGAGCCAGCTGGCGCCGGAGATCAAGCAGCACGTCATCGACACGGTGCTCGCGGAACTCGGGCACGACACCCTCGACACGTCGTCGCCGCGCCTGCTGGTCAACCCGACCGGCAAGTTCGTTCTCGGCGGCCCGATGGGCGACGCCGGCCTGACCGGCCGCAAGATCATCGTCGACACCTACGGCGGCTGGGCCCGCCACGGCGGCGGCGCCTTCTCCGGCAAGGACCCGTCCAAGGTGGACCGGTCGGCCGCCTACGCGATGCGCTGGGTCGCCAAGAACGTCGTCGCCGCCGGCCTGGCCGAGCGGGTCGAGGTCCAGGTCGCCTACGCGATCGGCAAGGCCGCCCCGGTCGGCCTGTTCGTCGAGACGTTCGGCTCCGAGACCGTCGACCCGGTGAAGATCGAGAAGGCCATCGGCGAGGTGTTCGACCTGCGGCCGGGCGCGATCGTGCGCGACCTGGACCTGCTGCGCCCGATCTACGCGCCCACCGCGGCGTACGGCCACTTCGGCCGCACCGACATCGAGCTGCCGTGGGAGCAGCTGAACAAGGTCGACGACCTCAAGAACGCCGTCTGA
- the mihF gene encoding integration host factor, actinobacterial type yields the protein MALPQLTDEQRAAALEKAAAARRARAELKDRLKRGGTNLKQVLKDAETDEVLGKMKVSALLEALPKVGKVKAQEIMTELEIAPTRRLRGLGDRQRKALLEKFDFS from the coding sequence GTGGCCCTTCCCCAGTTGACCGACGAACAGCGCGCGGCAGCGTTGGAGAAGGCTGCTGCCGCACGTCGAGCCCGAGCCGAGCTCAAGGATCGGCTCAAGCGCGGCGGCACCAACCTCAAGCAGGTTCTCAAGGACGCCGAGACCGACGAGGTCTTGGGCAAGATGAAGGTCTCCGCTCTGCTGGAGGCGCTGCCCAAGGTCGGCAAGGTCAAGGCGCAGGAGATCATGACCGAGCTCGAGATCGCCCCGACCCGCAGGCTCCGTGGCCTGGGTGATCGTCAGCGCAAGGCCCTGCTGGAAAAGTTCGACTTCTCGTAA
- the pyrF gene encoding orotidine-5'-phosphate decarboxylase, protein MGGFGDRLSGAMAQRGPLCLGIDPHPELLRAWGLGADADGLARFSETCVTAFAGFAVVKPQVAFFEAYGSAGFAVLERTIAALRAEGVLVLADAKRGDIGSTMAAYAAAWAGDSPLAADAVTASPYLGFGSLQPLLDTALAHDRGVFVLAATSNPEGASVQRADAGGRTVAQSIVDAAAAINGGERNGSVGVVVGATLSDPPDVSALGGPVLVPGVGAQGGRPEALAGLGGAAAGQLLPAVSREVLRAGPHVAALRDAAETMRDAVAYLKR, encoded by the coding sequence GTGGGCGGGTTCGGTGACCGCCTGTCCGGTGCGATGGCCCAGCGCGGCCCGCTGTGCCTGGGCATCGACCCGCACCCCGAGCTGCTGCGCGCATGGGGGCTGGGCGCCGACGCCGACGGGCTGGCCCGCTTCAGCGAGACCTGTGTGACGGCGTTCGCCGGGTTCGCCGTCGTCAAGCCGCAGGTGGCGTTCTTCGAGGCGTACGGATCGGCGGGCTTCGCGGTCCTCGAGCGCACGATCGCCGCGCTGCGGGCCGAGGGCGTGCTGGTGCTCGCCGACGCCAAGCGCGGCGACATCGGCTCGACGATGGCCGCCTACGCCGCCGCCTGGGCCGGCGACTCGCCACTGGCCGCCGACGCGGTGACCGCCTCGCCGTATCTGGGGTTCGGCTCCCTGCAGCCGCTGCTGGACACCGCGCTGGCCCACGATCGCGGGGTGTTCGTGCTCGCGGCTACGTCCAATCCCGAAGGCGCCTCGGTGCAGCGCGCGGACGCCGGGGGACGCACGGTGGCCCAGTCGATCGTCGACGCCGCCGCCGCGATCAACGGCGGTGAACGGAACGGCTCGGTGGGGGTGGTGGTCGGGGCGACGCTGTCCGATCCGCCCGACGTGAGCGCGCTCGGCGGCCCGGTGCTGGTGCCCGGCGTCGGCGCCCAGGGTGGTCGTCCCGAGGCGTTGGCGGGGCTGGGCGGTGCCGCGGCGGGGCAGCTGCTGCCCGCGGTGTCCCGCGAGGTGCTGCGGGCCGGACCCCACGTCGCGGCCCTGCGCGACGCCGCCGAGACGATGCGCGACGCGGTGGCGTATCTGAAGCGCTGA
- a CDS encoding primosomal protein N' has translation MLTVPHLDRDFDYLVAAEQSDDAQPGVRVKVRFHGRLVDAFVLERRSDTDHAGKLGWLEKVVSAEPVLTHDVRRLVDAVAARYAGTRADVLRLAIPPRHATVEKRPPAVLEPFVPAPVDTTGWSAYSGGAQFVAALQDGRAARAVWQALPGESWADRLAEAAAVTVNAGRSVLAVVPDQRDVDRLAVACAERVDPQRVVALSAGLGPSERYRRWLAVLRGDARLVIGTRSAVFAPVAELGLVLLWDDGDDSLSEPRAPYPHARDVAMLRAHQLRCAAVIGGYARTAESQALVRSGWAHDLTASRQAVRACAPRVLALEDSAYAQERDAAARTARLPSMALDAARRALAAGAPVLVQVPRRGYVPALACARCRTIARCRHCTGPLSLPGRDAAGAVCRWCGREELSLRCARCGADSVRAVVVGARRTAEELGRAFPGVAVVTSGGDAVVASVPSRPALVVATPGVEPAAEDGYGAALLLDSWALLGRQDLRAAEDTLRRWMAAAALVRSRADGGVVAVVAESAIPTVQALIRWDPVGHADAELDARTEVGLPPAVHMAAIDGTSDALTALLAGIVVPGGVDLLGPVDLPVGVRRPPGVADEHPVIRMLARVPRHDGLALSAALRKAGAVQSARHDHEPVRIQIDPLHIG, from the coding sequence ATGCTGACGGTGCCGCATCTGGACCGAGACTTCGACTACCTCGTCGCGGCCGAGCAGTCCGACGACGCCCAGCCCGGCGTCCGCGTCAAGGTCCGCTTCCACGGTCGCCTGGTCGACGCCTTCGTGCTGGAGCGGCGGTCGGACACCGACCACGCCGGCAAGCTCGGCTGGCTGGAGAAGGTGGTGTCCGCCGAGCCGGTGCTGACCCACGACGTGCGCCGCCTGGTCGACGCAGTCGCGGCCCGGTACGCGGGCACCCGCGCCGACGTGCTGCGGCTGGCCATCCCGCCCCGGCACGCCACCGTCGAGAAGCGCCCGCCCGCCGTGCTCGAGCCGTTCGTGCCCGCGCCCGTCGACACCACGGGCTGGTCGGCCTACAGCGGCGGTGCCCAGTTCGTCGCCGCACTGCAGGACGGTCGCGCGGCCCGCGCGGTGTGGCAGGCGCTGCCGGGGGAGTCGTGGGCCGACCGGCTGGCCGAAGCGGCGGCGGTGACGGTGAACGCAGGCCGATCGGTCCTCGCGGTGGTCCCCGATCAGCGCGACGTGGACCGGCTGGCGGTCGCCTGCGCCGAGCGGGTGGACCCGCAGCGGGTGGTCGCACTGTCGGCGGGTCTGGGCCCGTCGGAGCGCTACCGGCGGTGGCTGGCGGTGCTGCGCGGGGACGCACGGCTGGTCATCGGCACGCGCAGCGCGGTGTTCGCGCCGGTGGCCGAGCTCGGTCTGGTGCTGCTGTGGGACGACGGCGACGACTCGCTGTCCGAGCCGCGGGCGCCGTATCCGCATGCCCGCGACGTGGCGATGCTGCGCGCCCACCAGCTGCGCTGCGCCGCGGTGATCGGCGGCTACGCGCGCACCGCCGAGTCGCAGGCGCTGGTGCGCAGCGGGTGGGCGCACGATCTGACCGCGTCGCGGCAGGCCGTGCGGGCCTGCGCACCCCGGGTGCTCGCCCTCGAGGACAGTGCCTACGCGCAGGAACGCGACGCCGCTGCCCGGACCGCCCGGCTGCCGTCGATGGCACTGGACGCGGCCCGACGGGCGCTGGCCGCCGGGGCCCCGGTGCTCGTCCAGGTGCCCCGGCGCGGGTACGTGCCCGCGCTGGCGTGCGCCCGGTGCCGCACCATCGCCCGCTGCCGGCACTGCACCGGACCGCTGTCGCTACCCGGGCGTGACGCGGCCGGAGCGGTGTGCCGGTGGTGCGGACGAGAAGAGCTGTCGCTGCGCTGCGCCCGGTGCGGCGCCGACTCGGTGCGCGCGGTCGTCGTCGGCGCCCGCCGCACCGCCGAGGAACTGGGCCGGGCGTTCCCCGGCGTCGCGGTGGTCACCTCCGGCGGCGACGCCGTCGTCGCATCGGTGCCGTCGCGTCCCGCGCTGGTGGTCGCGACGCCTGGCGTCGAGCCGGCGGCCGAGGACGGGTACGGCGCCGCGCTGCTGCTCGACAGCTGGGCGTTGCTCGGCCGCCAAGACTTGCGCGCGGCGGAGGACACGCTCCGGCGCTGGATGGCGGCCGCGGCGCTGGTCCGCAGCCGCGCCGACGGTGGCGTCGTCGCCGTGGTGGCGGAATCGGCGATCCCGACCGTGCAGGCCCTGATCCGGTGGGATCCCGTCGGTCACGCCGATGCCGAACTCGACGCGCGGACCGAGGTGGGACTGCCCCCTGCCGTGCACATGGCCGCGATCGACGGCACCTCGGACGCGCTCACCGCGCTGCTGGCCGGCATCGTGGTGCCCGGCGGGGTCGACCTGCTGGGGCCGGTCGACCTGCCGGTGGGCGTCCGCAGACCGCCCGGTGTGGCCGACGAGCACCCGGTAATCCGGATGCTGGCCCGGGTGCCGCGCCACGACGGCCTGGCGCTGTCGGCGGCGCTGCGCAAGGCCGGCGCGGTGCAAAGTGCCCGCCATGATCATGAGCCGGTTCGCATCCAGATCGACCCGTTGCACATAGGGTGA